From the bacterium genome, one window contains:
- a CDS encoding rod-binding protein, protein MINPINLHQDILGKAQIDSQLDQLRQMGQVNNFADQLRQIQQEEGMSEPKKGEKAKLLDLCYKVESMLVYQMVKGMRSTIHKTDFLEAGMAEDIFQDMLDHHRAEDMSKTGNFGLAKQLYAQLSRYL, encoded by the coding sequence ATGATTAATCCAATTAACCTTCACCAGGATATATTGGGGAAAGCTCAGATTGATTCCCAGCTTGATCAACTGAGGCAAATGGGCCAGGTAAATAATTTTGCCGACCAACTGCGACAGATTCAACAGGAAGAAGGGATGTCCGAACCCAAGAAAGGGGAGAAGGCCAAGCTCCTCGACCTCTGTTATAAAGTTGAGTCTATGCTGGTTTACCAAATGGTTAAAGGTATGCGCAGTACAATCCACAAGACCGATTTCCTCGAGGCCGGCATGGCCGAGGACATCTTCCAGGACATGCTTGACCATCATCGGGCAGAAGATATGTCCAAGACCGGCAATTTTGGGCTGGCCAAACAACTTTACGCCCAATTAAGCCGCTATCTGTAA